From a single Populus trichocarpa isolate Nisqually-1 chromosome 17, P.trichocarpa_v4.1, whole genome shotgun sequence genomic region:
- the LOC112324719 gene encoding kunitz trypsin inhibitor 5 — translation MRAAILALSFLLFALAANQYLPRVAATAAPEPVLDVTGKILRTGTSYYILPVIRGRGGGLKMASTVRRTCPLDVVQDRYEASNGLPLKFTPVNTKKGVVRVHTDLNIRFSAASICHQSTAWKLDNYDEWTKQWFVTTDGVEGNPGPQTTNNWFKIEKFEDKYKLVFCPTVCQHCKVMCKDIGIYVDAKGVRRLALTNVPLKVMFKKA, via the coding sequence ATGAGAGCTGCAATTCTAGCATTGTCCTTCCTTCTTTTTGCCTTAGCTGCAAATCAATATTTGCCTAGGGTAGCAGCTACTGCTGCCCCTGAGCCAGTGCTCGACGTCACCGGTAAGATACTTAGAACCGGCACTAGCTACTACATCCTGCCGGTGATCCGTGGGAGAGGTGGTGGGCTCAAAATGGCTAGCACTGTAAGAAGAACCTGCCCACTTGATGTTGTCCAGGACCGATATGAGGCATCAAATGGTCTCCCACTGAAATTCACACCTGTGAACACCAAGAAAGGCGTCGTCCGCGTCCACACCGATCTTAACATAAGATTCTCTGCTGCATCAATCTGTCACCAGTCAACAGCGTGGAAGCTTGACAACTATGATGAATGGACAAAACAATGGTTTGTCACAACCGATGGAGTTGAAGGAAATCCTGGTCCGCAAACAACAAACAACTGGTTCAAGATTGAGAAGTTCGAAGACAAGTACAAGCTAGTTTTTTGCCCTACAGTGTGTCAACACTGCAAAGTTATGTGCAAAGATATCGGGATTTATGTTGATGCCAAAGGAGTAAGGCGCCTGGCTCTTACCAACGTGCCTCTCAAAGTTATGTTCAAGAAGGCTTGA
- the LOC18106692 gene encoding pentatricopeptide repeat-containing protein At2g29760, chloroplastic: protein MKRQSLKLLLQSCADLVTLKQIHAQALTQGLLFIEQPLACKLVNSYAKSGNPHDAQKVFGYIQDPDRVTYTSLINLYLSTQLPIKAFSVFSKLVNEGLRPDSHSVVGALSACGKKQDSLNGKLVHGMIFRFQLGANSIVGNALIDMYCRNGEIKIAQLVFKQMGIKDMSSWTSLLNGFVMCNGLESARRVFDEMPWRNDVAWTAMITGYVRGGMPIRGLEMFKQMKAEGENQPTVITAVAVLSGCADLGAHDHGQAVHGYISKVNLDKGVTVSNALMDMYSKGGCVESAMKIFDRLVKKDVFSWTTMISAHSSHGKGNHALEVFYDMLESGVIPNDVTFLLVLSGCSHSGLLVEANKLFNGMIQCYGFEPKIEHYGCMVDLLCRAGLLEEAKELIDNMPMDPDAVIWRSLLSACMNQRNLGLAEIAGKKIIELEPHDDGVYVLLSNIYHVANRMKDARKMRKMMGDQKVMKKPACSYIELNGVVHQFHTENATHHASTKIYMLLEMINEHLRLDTDYSLLEMDLVYDGLL from the coding sequence ATGAAGCGCCAGAGCTTAAAGCTTCTGCTGCAAAGTTGTGCAGATCTCGTTACTCTCAAGCAAATCCATGCCCAAGCTCTCACTCAAGGATTACTCTTCATTGAGCAACCCTTAGCCTGCAAATTAGTTAATAGCTATGCTAAATCGGGTAATCCACATGATGCACAGAAGGTGTTTGGTTATATTCAAGACCCCGATAGAGTAACTTATACTTCTCTAATCAATCTTTACTTGAGCACTCAACTTCCAATCAAAGccttttcagttttttcaaagCTGGTAAATGAGGGTTTAAGGCCTGACAGCCATTCAGTTGTTGGTGCATTATCAGCTTGtggaaaaaaacaagattcGCTAAATGGGAAGCTAGTGCATGGGATGATCTTTAGATTTCAGTTGGGGGCGAATTCGATTGTTGGTAATGCTTTGATTGATATGTATTGCAGAAATGGTGAAATTAAGATAGCCCAGTTGGTGTTTAAGCAAATGGGTATCAAAGATATGTCTTCTTGGACCAGTTTGCTTAATGGGTTTGTAATGTGCAATGGTTTAGAGTCAGCTAGGCgtgtgtttgatgaaatgccaTGGAGGAATGACGTTGCTTGGACTGCGATGATAACAGGTTATGTTCGAGGAGGAATGCCAATTCGGGGTCTTGAAATGTTTAAGCAAATGAAAGCTGAAGGGGAAAACCAGCCTACGGTTATCACGGCAGTGGCTGTTCTCTCGGGTTGTGCTGATCTTGGGGCTCATGATCATGGTCAAGCTGTTCATGGTTATATCAGCAAAGTTAATCTCGATAAGGGTGTTACTGTGAGCAATGCTTTAATGGATATGTACTCAAAGGGTGGGTGCGTTGAGTCTGCTATGAAGATATTCGATAGATTGGTGAAAAAAGATGTGTTTTCATGGACTACAATGATATCAGCGCACTCATCTCATGGTAAAGGAAACCATGCCCTTGAAGTTTTCTATGACATGTTGGAATCTGGGGTCATCCCAAATGATGTTACATTTCTGTTGGTTCTATCAGGTTGCAGCCATTCAGGATTGCTTGTCGAGGCAAATAAATTGTTTAACGGAATGATCCAATGTTACGGTTTTGAACCCAAGATTGAGCATTACGGATGCATGGTAGACCTTCTTTGTCGAGCAGGGCTTTTGGAAGAGGCAAAAGAGTTGATTGATAATATGCCTATGGACCCAGATGCTGTTATCTGGCGATCCTTGCTTAGCGCTTGTATGAACCAGAGGAACTTGGGCTTGGCTGAAATTGCAGGAAAGAAGATAATTGAATTGGAACCGCATGATGATGGAGTGTATGTGCTCCTCTCCAACATCTATCATGTAGCAAATAGGATGAAGGACGCACGGAAGATGAGGAAAATGATGGGTGATCAAAAAGTCATGAAAAAACCAGCATGTAGTTACATTGAGTTAAATGGTGTTGTTCATCAATTTCATACAGAAAATGCAACTCATCATGCTTCCACAAAAATTTACATGTTGCTAGAAATGATCAATGAGCATTTGAGATTGGATACGGATTACTCTTTGTTGGAAATGGACTTGGTATATGACGGGCTGCTTTGA
- the LOC18106694 gene encoding uncharacterized protein LOC18106694 codes for MASSTVAESEMEEEIKLGSYGGKVRVLRQDEESAAAETMLLWGIQQPTFSKPNSFVSQSSLQLNLDACGHYLSILQSPSSLSTPGVTGSVMWDSGVVLGKFLEHAVDSGLLLLHGKKVVELGSGCGLVGCIAALLGAQVTLTDLPDRLRLLKKNIETNLRHGNVRGSAVVRELIWGDDPDQDLIVPFPDYVLGSDVVYSEGAVVDLLDTLVQLCGAQTTIFLAGELRNDAVLEYFLDAAMKEFVVGRVEQTRWHPEYCSPRVAMYVLVKK; via the exons ATGGCTAGTAGTACTGTTGCTGAATCagaaatggaagaagaaataaaattgggatCTTATGGTGGAAAGGTGAGGGTGCTAAGACAAGATGAAGAATCAGCTGCTGCGGAAACCATGCTCTTGTGGGGTATCCAACAGCCCActttttcaaaaccaaactCTTTTGTCTCCCAATCTTCTCTCCAACTCAATCTTGATGCTTGTGGTCATTATCTCTCCATCCTCCAGTCTCCTTCTTCATTGAGCACACCTGGAGTCACTGGTTCGGTCATGTGGGACAGTGGTGTTGTGTTGGGGAAGTTCTTGGAACATGCTGTCGACTCTGGCCTGCTTCTTCTTCATGGCAAGAAGGTTGTTGAGTTGGGCTCTGGCTGTGGATTGGTAGG CTGCATTGCAGCTCTCTTGGGTGCTCAAGTAACACTCACTGATCTGCCTGATAGACTGAGGTTACTGAAAAAGAATATCGAAACAAATCTGAGGCATGGAAACGTGCGGGGCTCTGCAGTTGTTAGGGAACTCATATGGGGAGATGACCCAGATCAGGATTTGATTGTTCCTTTTCCTGATTACG TCCTTGGATCGGATGTGGTCTATAGTGAAGGTGCTGTGGTAGATTTGTTGGACACATTGGTGCAACTCTGTGGAGCCCAAACAACTATATTTTTGGCCGGAGAACTTCGGAATG ATGCTGTCCTCGAGTATTTCCTTGATGCTGCGATGAAGGAATTTGTTGTTGGGCGTGTGGAGCAGACACGGTGGCATCCAGAATATTGCAGCCCCAGAGTAGCTATGTATGTTCTGGTGAAGAAGTGA
- the LOC18106697 gene encoding uncharacterized protein LOC18106697 isoform X1 — translation MERLSALRTRVVVMAGQEAPTVSRTRRKSATQHGGSTLADLHQALQDYLPVLLGLFKDGSQLQHNVQFAWMNQEDEAEETAISNAWYEVLSVLHLMAMLSLSQANLLLLPRTSCDGYQPKVSEENRRASVDIFLKAAGYLDCAVRHVLPQFPTSLREDLPVDLAEGVLRALCLQALGQGVDIQLGMAIDSAKATLAVKRRLACEMVKYWQQAQDNIMNLPLANGWGEKHRLFIKWKYVEAKAAAYYYHGLILDEGNTEKSHGMAVAALQAADEYFKESKRSCEAFNAASPLSRNPPLWGTMKYLSEKIPKDTSSKVRINRDLYSHEKIMETAPTLPDFSLALKPDEFQLPPVVPSWNEDNVGGGQASSNHLKGERR, via the exons ATGGAACGCCTATCTGCTTTGAGAACTCGTGTTGTTGTTATGGCTGGCCAAGAAGCACCAACAGTTTCAAGAACAAGGAGAAAAAGTGCTACACAACATG GAGGTTCAACATTGGCCGATCTTCACCAGGCTCTTCAAGACTACTTGCCTGTTCTGTTGGGATTGTTTAAAGATGGAAGCCAGCTACAACACAACGTGCAATTTGCGTGGATGAATCAAGAAGATGAAGCAGAG GAAACAGCCATTTCTAATGCATGGTATGAGGTGTTGTCAGTTTTGCATTTGATGGCGATGCTATCATTATCACAGGCCAACTTGTTACTTCTTCCAAGAACATCTTGTGATGGTTATCAGCCAAAAGTATCGGAAG AGAATAGGCGAGCATCAGTTGATATTTTCTTGAAGGCTGCAGGGTATCTGGATTGTGCTGTTCGGCATGTGCTTCCACAATTTCCTACTTCACTAAG GGAAGATTTACCAGTGGACCTTGCAGAAGGTGTTCTTAGAGCACTTTGCCTTCAAGCATTGGGACAG GGTGTTGATATCCAATTAGGAATGGCAATCGATAGTGCCAAAGCTACTCTTGCAGTGAAGCGAAGGCTTGCTTGTGAGATGGTAAAGTACTGGCAGCAG GCTCAAGATAATATAATGAACCTTCCATTAGCAAATGGTTGGGGGGAAAAGCACCGGCTCTTCATAAAGTGGAAATATGTGGAGGCAAAG GCTGCAGCATACTATTATCATGGTTTAATCCTTGATGAAGGGAACACAGAAAAGTCTCATGGGATGGCTGTAGCTGCTTTGCAAGCTGCAGATgagtattttaaagaaagtaAACGATCATGTGAGGCATTCAATGCAGCTTCTCCTTTGTCAAG AAACCCACCGCTTTGGGGAACCATGAAGTACCTCTCTGAGAAAATTCCAAAAGATACTTCTAGCAAGGTGCGGATAAACCGTGATCTATATTCCCATGAAAA AATCATGGAGACAGCACCAACATTGCCTGATTTTTCTTTGGCACTGAAACCTGATGAATTTCAGCTCCCTCCTGTGGTCCCGTCCTGGAATGAGGATAATGTTGGTGGTGGACAAGCCAGTTCGAACCACCTGAAGGGTGAGCGAAGATAG
- the LOC18106695 gene encoding NDR1/HIN1-like protein 6 has translation MEKTRTQMTGDKPKIHPAVDVEAPPPTAPLISRGLATSEKGGSSQSQQQPPLPLRTMPAAMQSSKPQKTRSCCCKCVCWTVGLLVLLLVIVGATAGILYLVFKPKIPNYSVDSLSISDLRLNFDMSLYAKFDVKITANNPNKKIGIYYEKGGLLSVWYTNTKLCAGSIPKFYQGHQNITKLDVSLTGQTQYGSTLLRALQEQQQTGRIPLDLKVDAPVSIKLGRLKLRKVTILGDCLLVVDSLSTNNLISIKASNCRFKLKL, from the coding sequence ATGGAAAAAACAAGAACGCAGATGACGGGAGATAAGCCGAAAATTCATCCAGCAGTAGATGTTGAAGCACCACCACCAACAGCACCGTTGATATCTCGAGGCTTGGCAACATCCGAAAAGGGTGGTTCGAGTCAGAGTCAGCAGCAACCTCCACTGCCATTACGCACCATGCCAGCAGCTATGCAGTCTAGTAAACCACAAAAGACAAGAAGCTGTTGTTGCAAGTGCGTATGTTGGACCGTAGGTCTACTTGTCCTGCTATTAGTTATTGTCGGAGCCACTGCCGGCATTCTTTACCTGGTCTTCAAACCAAAAATTCCCAACTACTCTGTTGATAGTTTGAGCATAAGTGACCTGAGGCTCAACTTTGATATGTCCCTATATGCTAAATTTGATGTGAAGATCACAGCCAATAACCCCAACAAGAAAATTGGAATTTACTACGAGAAAGGTGGGCTCTTGAGTGTGTGGTACACAAACACTAAGCTCTGTGCAGGTTCAATACCAAAATTCTACCAAGGTCACCAGAACATAACAAAACTGGATGTGAGCTTAACGGGGCAAACACAGTACGGAAGCACTTTATTGAGGGCATTGCAAGAGCAACAACAAACAGGACGTATTCCATTAGATCTTAAAGTTGATGCACCAGTTTCTATCAAACTTGGTAGGTTGAAGCTGAGGAAGGTGACGATCTTGGGGGATTGTTTGTTGGTGGTAGATAGCTTATCTACCAACAATCTAATCAGCATCAAAGCTAGTAATTGCAGGTTTAAATTAAAGCTTTGA
- the LOC18106697 gene encoding uncharacterized protein LOC18106697 isoform X2, whose protein sequence is MERLSALRTRVVVMAGQEAPTVSRTRRKSATQHGGSTLADLHQALQDYLPVLLGLFKDGSQLQHNVQFAWMNQEDEAEETAISNAWYEVLSVLHLMAMLSLSQANLLLLPRTSCDGYQPKVSEENRRASVDIFLKAAGYLDCAVRHVLPQFPTSLREDLPVDLAEGVLRALCLQALGQGVDIQLGMAIDSAKATLAVKRRLACEMVKYWQQAQDNIMNLPLANGWGEKHRLFIKWKYVEAKAAAYYYHGLILDEGNTEKSHGMAVAALQAADEYFKESKRSCEAFNAASPLSRSPFQVLICLCAETHRFGEP, encoded by the exons ATGGAACGCCTATCTGCTTTGAGAACTCGTGTTGTTGTTATGGCTGGCCAAGAAGCACCAACAGTTTCAAGAACAAGGAGAAAAAGTGCTACACAACATG GAGGTTCAACATTGGCCGATCTTCACCAGGCTCTTCAAGACTACTTGCCTGTTCTGTTGGGATTGTTTAAAGATGGAAGCCAGCTACAACACAACGTGCAATTTGCGTGGATGAATCAAGAAGATGAAGCAGAG GAAACAGCCATTTCTAATGCATGGTATGAGGTGTTGTCAGTTTTGCATTTGATGGCGATGCTATCATTATCACAGGCCAACTTGTTACTTCTTCCAAGAACATCTTGTGATGGTTATCAGCCAAAAGTATCGGAAG AGAATAGGCGAGCATCAGTTGATATTTTCTTGAAGGCTGCAGGGTATCTGGATTGTGCTGTTCGGCATGTGCTTCCACAATTTCCTACTTCACTAAG GGAAGATTTACCAGTGGACCTTGCAGAAGGTGTTCTTAGAGCACTTTGCCTTCAAGCATTGGGACAG GGTGTTGATATCCAATTAGGAATGGCAATCGATAGTGCCAAAGCTACTCTTGCAGTGAAGCGAAGGCTTGCTTGTGAGATGGTAAAGTACTGGCAGCAG GCTCAAGATAATATAATGAACCTTCCATTAGCAAATGGTTGGGGGGAAAAGCACCGGCTCTTCATAAAGTGGAAATATGTGGAGGCAAAG GCTGCAGCATACTATTATCATGGTTTAATCCTTGATGAAGGGAACACAGAAAAGTCTCATGGGATGGCTGTAGCTGCTTTGCAAGCTGCAGATgagtattttaaagaaagtaAACGATCATGTGAGGCATTCAATGCAGCTTCTCCTTTGTCAAG GTCTCcttttcaagttttgatttGTCTTTGTGCAGAAACCCACCGCTTTGGGGAACCATGA